Proteins co-encoded in one Quercus robur chromosome 8, dhQueRobu3.1, whole genome shotgun sequence genomic window:
- the LOC126696223 gene encoding uncharacterized protein LOC126696223 gives MILEARDKPILAMLEWIRVRLMTKQYKRMKGIAKYTGKVCLNIQDKLEKLKHESIPFNATPADSFMYEVDNGRERHVVDLAKKACSCRIWDLIGLPCKHGISAIVKNLEKVEDYMHPCYLKETFAETYIKIIQPMPGQSKWIKTNQPAPIAPHVYKPLGRPPKQRKRDPEEPRNPYRVSRMNKTIKCGKCKKEGHNARGCKAGITGETPRQRRDRLAKSAAVSISML, from the coding sequence ATGATTTTAGAAGCTAGGGATAAGCCAATTTTAGCAATGTTGGAGTGGATCAGAGTTAGACTCATGACCAAACAATATAAAAGGATGAAAGGTATAGCAAAATACACTGGAAAGGTTTGTCTTAATATTCAAGACAAATTAGAGAAGTTAAAACATGAATCTATACCTTTCAATGCTACTCCAGCAGACAGCTTCATGTATGAGGTTGATAATGGTCGTGAGAGACATGTGGTTGACTTGGCTAAGAAAGCATGCAGCTGTAGGATTTGGGATTTGATAGGACTTCCTTGCAAACATGGGATCTCTGCTATTGTTAAGAACCTGGAGAAAGTGGAGGACTATATGCATCCTTGTTACTTGAAAGAGACATTTGCTGAAACTTACATAAAGATAATACAGCCAATGCCTGGCCAGTCTAAGTGGATTAAGACTAACCAACCTGCTCCTATTGCTCCTCATGTATATAAACCACTTGGCAGACCaccaaagcaaagaaaaagagatcctGAAGAGCCAAGGAACCCTTATAGAGTTTCTAGGATGAACAAGACAATCAAGTGTGGGAAGTGCAAGAAAGAAGGACATAATGCAAGAGGGTGCAAGGCAGGCATCACTGGTGAAACTCCACGGCAGAGAAGAGATAGACTTGCTAAATCAGCAGCTGTAAGTATTTCTATGCTTTAA